CTGTCAGTgccgcaattgcgagattttcttcACAAATgtgagggttcgcaattgcgataactgaagctgaacataagggctgaaagtcgggatttcatctctcgttctctcatttttgaaccctagacttggtaggAGGCAATTTGAAGAGGGGctttcacctacaaaccttgggtaagtgattctaatctatttttaatcatattccatcaacatatcttagattttaacatcaaaatcatgtgaatcaaagtgaaaatttgtgcaactttgtcaagtttttgaaaaataagaaattgagtttggagaattgatttggactcggattttgaaactaaccacatatatgaactcgtggggtcatgggaaGTCGGAATGTACCATTGGACCAGGGTTTTGATGGGGTGGGCCCCGGGTTTTGATGGGGcgagccccgggttgacttttgttgaccttttggaaaaagtgtaaagatcttacatttatctattgtaattgatttccctagcattgtttgatgatattaagtcgattttggttagatttgagccgtgtggaggtgaatttaggggaaaagctattttcgagtgttgaattggcctagttgaggtaagtttcttgcctaactttgtatgggggaactaccccttaggattggtattgattgatccATTTAtgctatgtgaaagtcgtgtaggcaaggtgacgagtgggtacaggggttgtacgtggtatttgatcggtttaggctacttagattcTATCCATGATTTAATTGAGTTGTCGTaccatgttctaaattctcaaagtcaatctattcttaattgtgttagtctatccttacatgccttaaataaTTTCGTtcacacttgttctacatcctaattgataaattgctctcatgctttagttgaacttgtttcctcttttattgttacatgttatctcttcattgttgattatctttatttgaagtcgttatacatgttatctctttcattattgattataattaattgaagttattgttcatgttacctttttcattgttgattatcattatttgaagttattttttatgttatctctttcattgttgattttcattattttaagtcattgctacacattatctcttccattatgagttattCTTATCTAATATTGTGGTTATACACTATCTCTcgcattgttgagttattggtgttgaagttgtcaAAGCCGTTATCACGTTGAGGCAAAATTATAATTGTTGAAAcctcttccttgttgagcattttacattcattgttgttgttaataTTCGTGCACCCATTGTGGTGGAGCTATGGGCTGTTATtgtgaaaatattaatattttttattattggcaagttgtgattaggggtgtacaaaccaaaccgaaaaaccgcaccaaaccgaaaagtcaaaccaaacggATTAAAAAACCcatcaagtgttactgaaatgtATCAatatctttgttcttccatattcagatcatatgttaagatctattaaattcttatatctttttcgaatgtgaagtgattattattattttggtaacatattaatttttatgtttaattactaaagtTGGTTAACCTTAAAGTGtacatcaacaaaatattattgTCTGACGACTAAAtaaataactattatgtgttactaagagtattctcccataagaagattttaatagataatatgtttgttaattttttatatttttactaaacatatatttacttatcaaaaatttaccaaagtaagattaaaataatatttaagtaacaaaaaacccgaaaaatccgacaaaaccgaaccaatctaaaccgatatagttggtttggtttgattgtgATAAAAACCGTACCAatccggtccatgtacaccctaggttgtgatatatgggcacttgtggagCGAGTTGagattgtgatgtgatattgacgcgcatgcagCGGCATATGGCTTGGGGTTAatatgcatgcggcggtataaggcgggacttatgtgcgtgttgcgtGTAGGGGAACTACATGAAGCCACACGGTGTCATAAGATgtgctaaagtgcgtgtagctatttcgggaaaactattttcaaaacctctttcaaatgtaaggctcacgcggcggtataagaaaagattgtgaattgtgaatacgAGGCACCACCTCGGTTTTGATTCTTGATATTTATacacgagacggtatctcagtggtgattcttattgtacacgaggtggtacctcatTCTGTTTCTTGTTGTTTGTCTCATGTTACAAGAGTTTTGGTGGAAAcacttcttgttgttttgttGTTCCTTGTTTTGTCAGttattgtccgtatatgatcattgttGTTCTTATTAACtgatttctttatgttattttcgTGCTTACCATTTCGGTATTAGTTCATGTTGTTAACTATTTCATATCATTTATTTCTCTGCTTTTCATTATTTATCCTCATTACATTTTTCatactgtttatttatatcctagtaggtatcttgacctggcctcgtcactactctaccgaggttaggcttgatacttactgggtaccgttatggtgtactcatacaatgcttctgtacatttttgtgcagatccaggtacgtcttcTCGTACCGGTCGTTAGAGATCATATGTTAGCTGCCTTACGGAGACTTGAGAATATgcctgctcggcgtccgcaggcctcagagtcaccttcccttattcTTATTTactattgtatttttttttcacACAACGATATAGTAGTTACTCTAGTTTTACTCTGTAGACCTTATGACTCAATTCCACCGGTTTTGGGTGAGTATTTGTTGAGATTCTGTTTCAGGAGTTTATATCAGTCGTTCAGCcttgtttattattttattaattatttctctcaagTTATTATtaactgttaggcttacctagtcatagagagtaggttccatcacaacatcctacggaggaaaatttggggtcgtgacaaattgttAGCGGGTCAAGTATGAGCAACATAGATTGAGTAGTTGCTTTGGAAGATGGCTAaatcggagtggaagtgggagcgtatcatatggattttttgtTAAGGTAGCTACCTTCTTTGACAAAGTTTAGggtcatgtaggtcatggtggacaaATAACTAAGCCTGTGTATTTCATTTCTGATGGTGGCTTCTATACTTAGGAAGTTCAAATTTGACGAAAGGAGTTATTTGGAATGCAAAGTGAATGTGAATActtgattatcattttgggataCAATATAGATTCGAGTTTTGAACGTGTTATTAGACCTTCAGTTGACGTCGATAGAATGAATGGATTCTTAGAGCTAGTGAACGAGtgtggactcagaaagattaactTATTTCATATGAGAAGGTTAGGGGTTGCATGATTTCTTATGAAGTTCCTATGAAATGCTCTACCTTCTATCCCAATGGGATGCATGTACTACGATATGGGTCTGGATCACTTGAAGAAGATGGCTCGACTTTCATGAGGTTGAGTGTGCATTTAGGGTTGAAAATTTAGGATCTGCTATAATTAGTGCAATATGATCTTGTGAGAAATTCAATTGAGTAACAGTGCAAGATCATATTAGCTAAAGAGAAAAAGTCATTGTGGGTTCTTGGGTTATGTGATCGTGGCttaaagccaagtgggggagcttaCCATCAATGATTGGGTCACATGGTCACGTGCTTTTATAGTCTCCATATTTTGATAcgttggtggattagttatgacttgaggAGGAGGACATCAGGGGTAACTCGCGCAAGGAATTTGATGGATATGCTTTACATTTTGCCTTATTGATTTATGGAGGTTGTAGGATGGCCCAGATTTGATATTCCtttgtggatgtgatgtgcaAGGGAAATGATTCATTCGGTTGCTTCTCTTGGTGTATTCACGTGCTAACAGAGCACTAGTTATTTGGATTGTTTGCTTATCTATTCGGGACTAGATCAGAGTGGGAGACTCTAAATATTGGTTTTAGTGGGTTCAAGATTAAAGATGTGGTACCTAAGGGTTTTCGGGTTTGTTGTGCAGCCAAGAACTGAGAATTGTAATGGATTGTGAAAGAGACTTGGAGTATTTCTATATTATTATCGGGTCTGTGAGGTAGTGTTAGAGAGATGGAagaaacaacttcggattcgCAGAAGGCCTCTCATAAcgggtatatcagttggaggtactattgagtgcatgagaGGATATAAATGgcttatgggtattgagacgacgtGGTCTTGTGATTTGGAGTCACTCGGGGTGAGTGTTTGATCGAGATCCATTGTGTGCTGGTAAAGAGAGGTGTTAttttgaaggcaagtcaagagtaaatctGAAGAAGTGAGGTTAGTTTAGTAGTGGCTTGGATCAGCATGGTAAGGAAAATGATCGATTCCTTCGATATGATAAGGCCATAAATGTGTTTTGTGGCAACACTTGCGGGCTTGGCAGCCTGCGTGACTGGGTTGATTTAGATGATTCGGTTCAACAAATTAAGAGAATATTGCTTCCaatgatgtcataatctttggactttggaagaattttatttccccccccccccccctcccccccttttTTTGGAATTGATGTTCCACGAGTACAACTCTTAGATTAAACACTTTATTAAATAGTCAAATATACCCTTatattttcgaaaatggtctaaaaatacccctcgttatactattgggttatctatactccTGCAggcatactttgggttcaaatatactcctcatttaaacggagggacacgtgtcatcgtcctgttggtcaattctaaatatctcctaattaattaaaaagactcattacccatacccgaaaaataaattatttttgtaaaaactggaaaaaatttaaaaatagtttttactaaaaactttaaaaaaacaaaaatatttttttttctagtttttacaaaaacaactgctttaaaaaagctgaaaaatattttctaaaataatatttttgtaaaaactaaaaaaataaactgaaaagtaattttctaaagcaattaaaaactagaaaaaactgaaatatttttaactaaaatcaggaaaaaaagtaaatatttgttttttcagtttttacaaaatcattgctttagaaaattgctttttattttattttttcagtttttacaaaaatattattttagaaaatagttTTCAGCTTTTTTTGAAGCtgttattttgtaaaaactggaaaaaaaaaatattttcatttttttcagtttttagtaaaaacaatTCAGTTTTTTTCAGGTTTTACAAAATGAATTGCTTTAGAAAGTtgattttcagtttttacaaaagcattgttttagaaaatatttttcagttttctttaaagcagtttttttgtaaaaactggaaaaaaaaaatattttcgttttttttcagtttttagtaaaaataatttcaactttttctagtttttacaaaacaaaaatgctttaaaaaattattttcgggTATgtgtaatgagtctttttaattaatttggagatatttagaattgatcaacaggacgatgacacgtgtccctccgtttaagtgaggggtatatttgaacttaaagtatgactgtaggggtatagataacccaatagtataacgagagatattcttagatcattttcgaaagtagaggggtatatttggtccTTTGCCGTTAATAAATTCTCCACCAATGTGTATATCACTATGTATATCTCTGTATATATCGTATTGTATATCATAACATAAATTATCAGATATGTGATATACAAtaatatacaatataatatacaCTATTGAAAATGTACCGGAAGAAAAGTTGGGCTTGATATACTGTAATATATACGATATAAAATGATATATACATTCAAAAAATACGCCAAAAATGAAACTTTTTGGTGACCTGCTACATTTTGCAGCTAGTCGGTGATTGAGGACTACCTATAAAATTTTATTGAAGTTATATGGATTATTAAGGGGTTGTTGGAGAAGAGATCTGATTGGGGTTGAGAAAAAATGTGAAGAAAGAGAAAGACAAAATAGGAGTTATTGTTGTCAAATCTTTTTGGGGTTACATGTACCAATGCTAATTATTGACTAAGTAACTGCCAGTTGCTCTTTAGATTTGTCTATAGATGTCAATATTTCAATATTTAACTCCTTACTTCCTAAAGTTGACTTTTGAAAAGATGAGTAAATACCGTTATGTGTGGTGTGGGACTTTATAATCAAGAAACTTCATTAACAAGTTCTGACACATACTTTTAAACCAATCAGTTACAAGAATctttaatgaaaaatataaaagtaatcACAACAAATGCTATGAATTACAAGAATCAGATTGTATATATTACACAGATCAGATTGTATAAAGTGCATAAATTAGTTACAAATTAATATGGTCATGAATTTTATTCATATTAGTCAAtcgattccttatttattttgggAGGAATTATATTTAAGGAAATTTTACCTCTtatagcaaaggtatacaccctatttattataaacaaaaattattttaaaaatattattttctatagctaccttttatattttatagcaaaataagtatttgaTGGTATATACTATCATTGAtgcatgaaatacgctatttatattttttctctcttttagACAACtagacatacctatttttaagggattgatgttactgtattcatgaatacatggcacgaatacatgtgaatacatgcgcgtacaactgtattcatgaatacagcaacgcGGATACAAGttaatacatgcgcgtacagctggactgccctgattttaggcgttgTTGGCTGATTTATTCATGAATACATAACGCGAAtatatgtgaatacatgcgcgtacaactggactgccctgattttaggcattttttactgttgtattcatgaatacagcaacgcgaatacatgtgaatacatgcgtgtacagctggactgccctgattttaggcgcgctttactgttgtattcatgaatacatagcacgaatacatgtgaatacatgcgcgtacagttggattgccctgattttaggcgctttttgctgccgtattcatgaatacagcagtgcGAATACGtgtgaatacactaccgtaacaactgaatagtagctataggaagtaattatatatatggtagttatagaaagttaatagccactaaacaatagtgatttctgaaaatatttactcCAAATTGTGGTAATTCTTAAGGATCATCTTGGATCATTAATGTAGTAAATGTGTGTAGTTTTTTCTTTTATACCAATGATATTTGGGCTAATTTATGCATTTATATTggatatatattatttttcaccGGTACAATTAACGAATAACTTTATTCACCAAAGTTTAAATAGAGGAAAAAAATAATCTAACTTTTTCTATGTTGCGTTTGCTAGAATTTGAATCCGATAACTTAAATTCTAATTTAAAAGGATTGTCATTACAGTAGCTtttttatgttattattattattattatgtggattaCAATTGCTTCGATTCTTTTTTTTAATATTGGTAATCAACTTAAAAATGAGGATGAAGGTAATTTACATTGGTTATTCCAACCTTTTCCTTGCTTTCTTGGCACACTTCTGGTTATACATAATTACACTCATCTCCCTCTCTAGCTTTAAAATTTATACTGACCTCCCCTTTCTTTTAGGTTAATTACCAAAATCCACTCACAAGAAGATGATTGGTTGCAAGATGACACATATACCTTTGAATTaatcaaattttatttttcagaatAATACAAACTGACCTTTCTTAAAGAAATTCAAGGTAATCGGTAGTCATTTTTAATGATTATAGAATGATATAATTATTGTAAGTAATTTCATAAAAGAGAAGACATAGATTCATCTTTACCAAATTATGGGGGATGCTTTTGTAAATAGTAAAACTTGAATCGGCCAATGAAtaaatttcaaaaatgaaaagGGTTATGACGGAAGAGGGCATAGGAAATCATTTTTGTCCAATAAATTTGCACGTTTGGCTCGAGCATGTACTCATTCTAATTCGAGTTACCAAACACCCTTTGGGAAAGAAATCGTTTCTTTCCATCTCCTCTTGTTATAATCATGGAAAAAAAGAGTTCTCAAATAAGAAAGAATATTGAGAGGGAGTTTATCAAAGACAAACGTGCTGAAGAGGCTGCAATCTCCAATATACAGAAAGCTTTTTGTAAGAAAGCAAAGGAGATATCTACCTTATGCGGCATTGAGATCGCTATCATTATTTTTTCAATTGTAGGTCAACCATTTTTATTTGGAATTCCAAATGTTGAATCGGTTGTCCGACGATTTTTGAAGGCCAAGCAGCCAATTGCAGCCCTCTCAAGTGGTTATATATCATATCAAAAGACTAGTGGTCGCAAAAGAAAGGAGGAAATGTACAAGAAGAAAAAGAAGGTAGAAGAAAATAAGGACAAAGAAGAAGCTCTTGAAAGTATTTTCACACACTGTCCATCAGAAGATTTCAATCTGACTGATTTGGAAATGTTTGAAAAATTAGATCAAAAAATCGAAAAACTTTTAGATTATTTGATTGAGGAAATTGCTCAGTTGCAGTTTGTGATTGACGCAGAAGATCCAAACTTTGCACCTGAAATGAATGTGACTAGTTCTTCGACTTTACCATCTAATTGGTTAAGTCTCTAAATGGAAACTTCAATATAGTAGATCTAATGAAGTATATCTAGTATGTTGTTTCCGAATAATGATCTATAATATGGAATGAGTTTTTCAAAGAGTAAATGGTTATTATTGTTTGCACTTTTTTTCTGTTCAGAGTAAACCCCCtatagaaataatattcacatTAATAAAAacggaataataacgtagcaccgagagacagtaattaacaagaataaaagagtgactacgacaccaagattttacgtggaaaaccctttgaaataaggaaaaaaaccacggccccgagacgagcaacttaTATCAAtatagcaaggaattttgcaCTTTGTAaatccgagtaaaatactccaaagaccactacaacactcaaaagaaataaccctctgtcacacctcctttttttcgagggggatagggagtttttccaatttaagtgacatgaatcgaaatgagattatttatttatttcagagtcgccacttggaatcaTTTATGGTGTctcaagtcaccgatttattttaaatcccaaatcgcgAAAATTGACTTATATTTATGGTTTGCGAATACAGAAGACcaggtaaggaattttgttaattcgggagaaggtgtgagccactcccgagttccgtggttttagcacggtcgcccAACTGTTAATAactggcctaattatctgatttagtGCATGtttgaaacctattgtgcatttttttttatttttgaaccgCATTTAGTATTTACggaattatttctggaacaagtcatGATGTCGTACACGtgtcgttttggtacacattgcaaaccgcgccacatgaaatgcacccgcgatttacgatatgtttatttttattactatttgaagttgtggtcgagttgCATGAAATGCACACTCAAATTGGAATTTACGTctcgtgaccatgccacgagaaccgtacccatgaccacgataatttattaatcgcgcctaaagcgaACTACGATATTCAATAAGATTATTATCTTGCTACGTTTGGAATCAAGCGTGAAAGTTAAAAACCATGTAACTTATTTAGGGATAAAAGTGCAAAGGCTATTATTTAATAGTAAGACATTCATGCTCTGCCTTAGTTACACTTATTACACCAAAACAAATTAAAATTAACTTTAAATGGACAACTAAAGTGCAAACCCCATCTTCCCCATCATCACAGTAGACCAATCAAATAATCAactaagaaagaaaacaaaaatattcTAATCTAAATCTAGAGTTTATTACATGGATACCTCTACAGTAATACAATCCAATTCCCTGGCtcaatttttctttcttaaatcCAATTAAATTAACCCAGCAAATTATGTAACAAACTTTAAATTAACATTTACATGTACTTCTTAAGAGAGAATAACACAAGCACATGAGAGAAATTTTCTAACTAATCAAGAAATCAATCAATTAAGAAGAAAACTCAACAAACAGTAAGATCCCATATTTATTGACATGAATTTCACAACTGAAAGCATGTATTAATAAACACGATAATAGAATAAAATGAGAGTGGGAGAAATGAACATGAGATAGTCTTTTAGTTAATGAACCTCAGCAATTACAGTAACTAAGTCGAACAAAATCGAGCAGTGAATAAGCCTCGaacaaaatattcaacaaaaCCTCCGAACAAAAGCAGCAGAACCCCGACCGGAGAACTCGAACGGTGAGCGAAAACAACGACAAGCTGGACTCAATCAAACCCCATTTTTGCAACagaaatccgaaattaaaagtGAAGAAGCagaaatatttttgttgttttctgaaatttttaaaagaatcGGAAACTAAGGAAAGGAGCTTGAAGAATTTTTGAAACCTTAGTTTCCTCTCAATTTTCTGTCCGATTTTTCCTCCAGAAACCACTCATTTTTGGAATCTAAATCTGGTTGTTTCCCTCTCTCTGTCCTAAGTTGCGCTCTATTTTTGTCCTCTCTCTTCGTGCTCTATTTTGTTACTCTCCCCTTTTCCGGCTGCTGCGCAGCTTTTTCCTTCTTACTCTAGGGTCCTTCTTTTAGCTCCGCTTCCTTTTTTAGGGAACTCGGGTGAGACTCTAGTTATGGGATTAGGATTTTGGTGGGGTATTGGGCTCAGATCTTGTGGGCCATTCCGAATTGAGCCTAAACtactaaaatactacaaaatattaATTAGTCTTATTTAAGTAGAGTAAACTATTAAAATAATACTACATACTAAAACAagactatttttgtatttttagatGTTATAACAAAGTAAAAGTAAAGAAAATAGGCTAAAGTCATGGCAAAAATTAAAgtactataaatataaatatacttATTGACCTTAAACTAAagatgaaaatattttttgtgtttttaaattgtaatttgaaGTAAAAATTGACTAAAACTCCATAAAAATTAAAGCtaagttaaataaatattttaaacacttaaaaatagctcaaaaacgtgacgggtcaaaaattacgtgcttacaccctcttttgatattcccacctcactacaatatcgctcactctctatttttctcacagagtattttcttataccttgtctgtgaaatctcactctttctttctctctttgttggtgtataGAAATGAAAGCtaaagctctccttttatagccgaagcctcactctctaaagcctactatatttgataTTTGCAcaaactttttcttctttttcttcaatattgacaattcaacaaagttggctaccaaaccaaagaaattcaacaaagttggctaccaaactaagaaa
The DNA window shown above is from Nicotiana tomentosiformis chromosome 8, ASM39032v3, whole genome shotgun sequence and carries:
- the LOC104112689 gene encoding agamous-like MADS-box protein AGL29 — translated: MEKKSSQIRKNIEREFIKDKRAEEAAISNIQKAFCKKAKEISTLCGIEIAIIIFSIVGQPFLFGIPNVESVVRRFLKAKQPIAALSSGYISYQKTSGRKRKEEMYKKKKKVEENKDKEEALESIFTHCPSEDFNLTDLEMFEKLDQKIEKLLDYLIEEIAQLQFVIDAEDPNFAPEMNVTSSSTLPSNWLSL